One genomic window of Mus caroli chromosome 12, CAROLI_EIJ_v1.1, whole genome shotgun sequence includes the following:
- the Insm2 gene encoding insulinoma-associated protein 2, whose protein sequence is MPRGFLVKRTKRSGCSYRARPVEPLFPPPDPLAAQPSPKEPGRGLLGSPCLAPPQDGAEWGAGGGDGPGPSPARPAGPELRRAFLERCLRSPVSAESFPSATAFCSAAPAAVTSGEQLVPPRVPVSVPIPIPVSAPHGLQRRGKGAPGCASAPAAVRKPKAVRRLSFADEVTTSPVLGLKIKEEEPGAPARALGGVRTPLGEFICQLCKHQYADPFALAQHRCSRIVRVEYRCPECDKVFSCPANLASHRRWHKPRPTPACAASKPPHAPLTPPDPSLAAGKENGRVPRTDDQHPQAPDSSGDGQHRDSAARPGLQALVYPEAARPQAPYPEVILGRHGPGSSGASAGATSEVFVCPYCHKKFRRQAYLRKHLGTHETGSARAPTPGFGSERTAPLTFACPLCGAHFPSADIREKHRLWHAVREELLLPALVGAPSEAGPGGASDGSAQQIFSCKYCPSTFFSSPGLTRHINKCHPSESRQVLLLQMPLRPGC, encoded by the coding sequence ATGCCGAGGGGCTTCCTGGTGAAGCGAACCAAGCGCTCGGGCTGCTCCTACCGCGCGCGCCCGGTGGAGCCGCTTTTCCCTCCTCCGGATCCCCTCGCAGCGCAACCCTCACCGAAGGAGCCCGGTCGGGGGCTTTTGGGGTCCCCCTGCCTCGCACCCCCGCAGGACGGCGCCGAGTGGGGCGCGGGTGGCGGCGACGGCCCCGGCCCCAGCCCCGCGAGGCCGGCGGGCCCCGAGCTGCGTCGCGCGTTCCTGGAGCGCTGCCTGCGCTCGCCGGTCTCTGCGGAGTCCTTCCCCAGCGCCACCGCCTTCTGCTCCGCGGCGCCCGCGGCCGTGACCTCGGGGGAGCAGTTGGTACCGCCGCGGGTCCCTGTATCCGTCCCAATCCCAATCCCCGTGTCCGCCCCGCATGGCCTCCAGCGCCGCGGTAAGGGTGCCCCAGGCTGCGCCTCAGCGCCCGCAGCCGTCAGGAAACCTAAGGCGGTGAGGAGGCTGAGCTTCGCAGATGAGGTGACCACGTCCCCGGTGCTGGGTCTGAAGATCAAAGAGGAGGAGCCCGGGGCTCCGGCACGGGCTCTGGGCGGCGTCCGCACCCCGCTGGGGGAGTTCATCTGCCAGCTGTGCAAGCACCAGTACGCGGACCCCTTCGCTCTGGCTCAGCACCGCTGCTCCCGCATCGTGCGCGTCGAGTACCGCTGTCCCGAGTGCGACAAGGTCTTCAGCTGCCCCGCGAACCTCGCCTCCCACCGCCGCTGGCACAAGCCACGTCCCACGCCTGCCTGCGCCGCGAGTAAACCTCCCCACGCGCCTCTGACCCCTCCGGACCCTTCCCTGGCGGCGGGCAAGGAGAACGGCCGCGTGCCGCGGACCGACGATCAGCACCCGCAGGCTCCGGACAGCTCCGGGGACGGTCAGCACCGGGACAGCGCCGCGCGCCCGGGCCTACAGGCTCTAGTGTACCCGGAGGCCGCACGACCCCAGGCTCCCTACCCCGAGGTGATTCTAGGGCGCCACGGGCCGGGGTCGAGCGGTGCCAGCGCAGGAGCGACATCCGAGGTCTTCGTGTGCCCGTACTGTCACAAAAAGTTCCGTCGCCAAGCCTATCTGCGTAAGCACCTGGGCACCCATGAGACGGGCTCCGCCCGTGCACCAACTCCGGGTTTTGGCTCGGAGCGCACGGCCCCACTCACCTTTGCGTGCCCGCTTTGCGGGGCGCACTTCCCATCCGCGGACATTCGAGAGAAGCACCGGCTATGGCACGCTGTCCGCGAGGAGCTGCTACTGCCCGCCTTGGTCGGGGCACCTTCGGAAGCAGGCCCCGGAGGGGCATCCGATGGAAGCGCTCAGCAGATTTTCTCCTGCAAGTACTGCCCGTCCACTTTTTTTAGCTCCCCCGGCTTGACCCGGCACATCAATAAGTGCCACCCCTCCGAAAGCCGGCAAGTGCTGCTGCTGCAGATGccactgaggcctggctgttgA